One Sphingobacteriales bacterium DNA segment encodes these proteins:
- a CDS encoding PDZ domain-containing protein — MSKNQIYVVIFLISTAMLGLIVLQFWWIKEAIAVKEDQFNLSVRKALSDVAYAIQKYETAQTISQFPEGKARPVLHYQIQIAPEAFDATKKIGIKPDTLNYKSSNGLSIAEVVNNSPAHIAGLRPGDIIIGINGVKVNNAIIFATYLNENAGKTPLIIDFLRPFGNGTPDLNLISGGLDSQQKPSTHQHQQITTLGSGFVQSKVIPKQPGNNKQPIEEQLNTMLVDSVKGHDLLRPTDNNKQILVEMLHVEMYAEEKNRTTPLQKRIDPEILELYLKNYMEDAGINTAYEYCVLNPNEVVEYGNCEPSEKLLNSKFRTALYRDMTANKAGELLVDFPDSKKEIFGASFKMLGSSLTFNLVIILMFAYVIQTIIRQKKLSDMKTDFINNMTHELKTPIATIQIACEMLTDNQVKKDNQTVNRFAHIIKDENTRLQNHVEQVLQYAKLEKGNFKLKLEEIELHDLIEEVAHTALLRIDSAKGELDYQLNAKQSKITGDKLHLTNVFHNLLDNAIKYCKDRPIININTESNTDYLIIHIKDEGIGMSKEAANRIFDKFYRVPTGNIHNVKGFGLGLSYVKLIVEAHGGKVNAVSKLGKGTTMTVYLPLTNSPLTPTNA, encoded by the coding sequence ATGAGTAAAAATCAAATATATGTTGTAATTTTTTTAATAAGCACAGCTATGCTGGGGCTAATTGTATTGCAGTTTTGGTGGATTAAAGAAGCCATTGCCGTGAAAGAAGACCAGTTTAACTTATCGGTACGGAAAGCCCTAAGTGACGTTGCTTATGCCATTCAAAAGTATGAAACCGCACAAACAATCAGTCAATTTCCGGAGGGCAAAGCCAGGCCTGTATTACATTATCAAATTCAAATTGCCCCCGAAGCCTTTGATGCAACCAAAAAAATTGGGATTAAGCCCGATACGCTTAACTATAAAAGTTCAAACGGCCTAAGCATTGCCGAAGTAGTAAACAACAGCCCAGCGCATATTGCTGGCTTACGCCCCGGCGACATAATTATTGGCATTAATGGCGTTAAAGTTAACAACGCAATTATTTTTGCCACTTATTTAAACGAAAATGCAGGTAAAACACCTTTAATAATAGATTTTTTACGCCCCTTTGGAAATGGAACTCCCGACCTAAATTTAATATCCGGAGGATTAGATAGCCAACAAAAACCATCTACCCACCAGCATCAGCAAATAACCACGCTAGGCAGTGGCTTTGTACAATCGAAAGTAATACCCAAGCAGCCCGGCAACAATAAGCAACCCATCGAAGAGCAACTAAATACCATGCTGGTTGACAGCGTAAAAGGCCATGATCTTCTTAGACCTACAGACAATAACAAGCAAATATTAGTTGAAATGCTTCATGTTGAAATGTACGCCGAAGAAAAAAACCGCACAACCCCTTTGCAAAAACGCATTGACCCCGAGATTTTAGAACTTTACCTAAAAAACTACATGGAAGATGCAGGTATCAACACGGCATACGAGTATTGTGTGTTAAACCCAAACGAAGTTGTAGAGTATGGTAATTGCGAACCATCGGAAAAACTGCTGAACAGCAAATTCAGAACTGCGCTTTACCGCGATATGACCGCTAACAAAGCAGGCGAATTATTAGTTGATTTTCCGGATTCAAAAAAAGAAATATTTGGTGCATCTTTTAAAATGTTAGGCTCGTCCTTAACATTCAATTTGGTTATTATATTAATGTTTGCTTATGTAATTCAAACAATTATCCGGCAAAAAAAATTGTCTGACATGAAAACCGATTTCATTAACAACATGACCCACGAGCTAAAAACGCCAATTGCCACCATTCAAATTGCCTGCGAAATGCTAACAGACAACCAAGTTAAAAAAGATAATCAAACCGTAAACCGCTTTGCACATATTATTAAAGACGAAAATACCCGCCTGCAAAACCACGTTGAACAAGTACTGCAATACGCAAAATTAGAAAAAGGAAATTTTAAACTGAAATTAGAAGAAATTGAACTGCACGACCTTATTGAAGAGGTTGCCCATACCGCCCTATTGCGCATTGACAGTGCAAAAGGCGAACTTGATTACCAACTTAACGCCAAACAAAGCAAAATAACAGGCGATAAATTACATTTAACCAATGTTTTTCATAATTTATTAGACAATGCTATTAAATATTGTAAAGACCGCCCCATAATAAATATAAACACCGAAAGTAACACCGATTATTTAATAATTCATATTAAAGACGAAGGAATAGGCATGAGCAAAGAAGCGGCAAACCGTATATTTGATAAATTTTACCGTGTTCCTACCGGAAACATCCACAACGTAAAAGGTTTTGGGCTTGGGCTGAGCTATGTTAAACTAATTGTTGAAGCACATGGTGGCAAAGTTAATGCCGTCAGCAAATTGGGTAAAGGTACCACCATGACAGTTTATTTGCCCCTAACTAACAGTCCGCTAACACCAACTAACGCCTAA
- a CDS encoding response regulator transcription factor: MKTTSILLVEDDLNLGDILKEYLSVKGFDTTLCRNGQEGYDTYKSKKFDLCILDVMMPVMDGFTLAHKIRTEDEDTPIVFLTAKALKDDKIEGFKVGGDDYLTKPFSMEELMLRINAILRRTKTPTDRNEDGSLSIGKYTFNPLLQILEIGQGQNHRLTTKEALLLKLLIEHKNRVLARDYALKTIWGDDNYFNGRSMDVFITKLRKYLKDDANVEIMNVHGQGYKLIDM; encoded by the coding sequence ATGAAAACTACCAGTATTTTGTTAGTCGAAGACGACCTAAACCTTGGCGATATTTTAAAAGAATACCTTAGTGTTAAAGGCTTCGACACCACACTTTGCCGCAACGGGCAAGAAGGTTATGACACATACAAATCAAAAAAGTTTGATCTTTGTATTTTAGACGTGATGATGCCCGTCATGGACGGTTTTACTCTGGCACATAAAATTCGCACAGAAGATGAAGACACCCCCATCGTGTTTTTAACTGCAAAAGCCCTAAAAGACGACAAAATTGAAGGCTTTAAAGTTGGCGGAGACGATTATTTAACAAAACCCTTTAGCATGGAAGAGCTGATGCTTCGCATTAATGCCATATTGCGCCGCACCAAAACCCCCACCGACCGCAACGAAGACGGCAGCCTTAGTATTGGCAAATATACGTTTAACCCCTTGCTGCAAATCCTTGAAATTGGGCAAGGCCAAAACCATCGCCTAACTACAAAAGAAGCACTTTTGCTAAAATTACTTATTGAACACAAAAACCGTGTATTAGCCCGCGACTATGCACTTAAAACAATTTGGGGCGACGACAACTATTTTAATGGCCGGAGCATGGATGTTTTTATAACCAAACTGCGAAAATACCTTAAAGACGATGCGAACGTTGAAATTATGAACGTACATGGGCAAGGCTATAAATTAATTGACATGTAA
- a CDS encoding DUF1501 domain-containing protein: MSKNYIKNKINQIIKREGQTINNAHAHTCDHAMWSRRNFISSLGLASVGAAFAVGGNPLKALGGTSLLNMLSTLETDRKLVIIRLEGGNDGLNMVIPRFNSTYYNIRPTIAIPESGLSALDAQFGLHNAMSDLMPLWNAGDMAVVHSVGYPEPNYSHFESYNIWYAGSPSDDIWETGWLGRYFEQEFPSFFDAPPLVPPALEIGNTANLMFQTKAANLALAVYDPVEFYRIAENGEVFDTFELTADCAYGTEQMFMRQLSNSCIRYAESIKNAWESSSNTAVYPDDNYLADQLAIIARMIKGHLGTKIFLVHIGGFDTHSDQEGWHDTLLNNIGSAVSAFMTDLDQDPTAKQNTLVMTISEFGRTRAENGSLGTDHATCAPMMFFGPEVIGGLKGSFASIDADDLNEYDEPIFTTDFRSMYVTVLKNWFCLDPVWVDYIFRQNFSIVPNLLPACTPSVGTNGYAVLYGHNPASSGNAIEIKYAILAKSNVRLQILNTAGQPLVTLVNEVKEPGAYKFNFNRTNHGLPAGTYVYRLEVAGKRYERKMIYPF, from the coding sequence ATGAGTAAAAATTATATCAAAAATAAAATAAACCAAATTATTAAAAGAGAGGGGCAAACCATTAACAATGCCCACGCGCATACATGCGACCATGCCATGTGGTCGAGGCGCAACTTTATTAGCTCCTTGGGTTTGGCATCAGTAGGTGCTGCGTTTGCCGTTGGTGGCAACCCTTTAAAAGCCTTAGGCGGTACCAGTTTATTAAATATGCTTAGTACACTCGAAACCGACCGCAAATTGGTGATTATACGCCTCGAAGGGGGCAATGACGGCCTAAATATGGTTATTCCACGCTTTAATTCGACGTATTATAATATCCGGCCTACTATTGCCATTCCCGAGTCCGGATTGTCGGCTTTAGATGCCCAATTTGGTCTTCATAATGCCATGAGCGATTTAATGCCACTATGGAATGCGGGCGATATGGCGGTTGTGCACTCGGTAGGTTACCCCGAGCCTAACTATTCGCATTTTGAGTCGTATAATATATGGTATGCGGGCAGCCCTTCGGATGATATTTGGGAAACCGGATGGCTTGGCCGCTATTTCGAGCAAGAATTTCCTTCGTTTTTTGATGCACCGCCATTAGTGCCACCAGCACTCGAAATTGGAAATACTGCTAATTTAATGTTTCAAACGAAAGCGGCTAACCTTGCCCTGGCCGTATATGACCCCGTTGAATTTTACCGGATTGCCGAAAACGGCGAAGTTTTTGACACTTTTGAGCTAACTGCCGATTGTGCTTATGGCACAGAACAAATGTTTATGCGCCAACTTTCAAACTCGTGCATACGATACGCCGAGAGTATAAAAAATGCGTGGGAAAGCTCGTCAAATACGGCAGTTTACCCCGACGATAATTACTTAGCCGACCAATTGGCCATTATTGCCCGGATGATTAAAGGCCATTTAGGTACAAAAATATTTTTAGTACATATTGGAGGCTTCGATACGCATAGCGACCAGGAAGGATGGCACGATACTTTGTTAAATAATATTGGCTCGGCTGTTAGCGCTTTTATGACTGACCTTGACCAAGACCCAACCGCCAAACAAAATACTTTGGTGATGACAATATCGGAGTTTGGACGTACCCGTGCCGAAAATGGCAGTTTAGGTACTGACCATGCCACTTGTGCACCTATGATGTTTTTTGGTCCGGAAGTTATTGGTGGTTTAAAAGGTAGTTTTGCCAGCATTGATGCCGATGACCTTAACGAATACGACGAGCCTATTTTTACAACTGATTTTAGGTCAATGTATGTTACCGTGCTTAAAAACTGGTTTTGTTTAGACCCTGTTTGGGTGGACTATATTTTTAGGCAAAACTTTAGCATTGTGCCTAATTTATTGCCAGCTTGTACACCTTCGGTTGGTACTAATGGCTATGCGGTTTTATATGGCCATAATCCGGCATCAAGTGGTAATGCCATTGAAATTAAATACGCCATTTTAGCTAAAAGTAATGTGCGACTTCAAATATTAAATACAGCCGGACAGCCTTTGGTAACCTTGGTCAACGAAGTTAAAGAGCCTGGTGCCTATAAATTTAATTTTAACCGTACTAATCATGGCCTGCCCGCGGGTACTTATGTTTACCGATTAGAAGTGGCCGGAAAACGCTACGAACGAAAAATGATTTACCCGTTTTAA
- a CDS encoding DUF1800 domain-containing protein translates to MPIECIGGTLLPYIPSPDMPWDARRIAHLYRRAGFGATLSQIQTALNKTPSQLVDELIDAAIALPPTPPPVWYDWSRVPVDDYTDYDQESYDHMLEMVRTWLQGMLDNGLREKMMLFWHNHFVTGFWSYRCSAYLFSYYKTLQLHALGNFKNFTIAIGKCPAMLLYLNNNVNVDGGLNENYARELMELFTMGVDNGYDENDIWNVARAISGWTGATYDGCEYYANDDLRFDVSEWDSGTKTIFGQTGAWDYDDVHNLIFTQRADEVAQFICKKLYKHFVYVDPNQDIINQMVTTFKNNNFELAPVLRQLLKSEHFFDDKAVGTQIKSPIDMWVGLINSGQLTYDDMEDALNTLFYFAADNSQTLLEPPNVAGWKGHHTWLTQYSLSKRWENGGNTVWYTNDQGQTNLINLAKGLTNNSKNPAIITQALIDFFTPNGLPRQIEYDAATAVFKGEIPENYYTDGTWSLDYATAKTQIRQLLMYIVQMPEFNLA, encoded by the coding sequence ATGCCGATCGAATGCATAGGTGGCACTTTATTGCCATATATACCCAGCCCCGATATGCCTTGGGATGCCCGACGTATAGCCCATTTATATCGGCGGGCTGGTTTTGGAGCTACTCTCAGCCAAATTCAAACCGCTTTAAACAAAACGCCTTCGCAATTAGTTGACGAGCTAATTGATGCTGCCATTGCTCTGCCACCAACACCACCCCCTGTTTGGTATGATTGGAGCAGAGTGCCAGTTGATGACTATACCGATTACGACCAGGAATCGTATGACCACATGTTAGAAATGGTTCGTACCTGGTTGCAGGGAATGTTGGATAATGGATTGCGCGAAAAAATGATGCTTTTTTGGCACAACCATTTTGTAACCGGATTTTGGTCGTATAGATGTTCGGCTTATTTATTTAGTTACTACAAAACTTTACAACTGCACGCGTTAGGCAATTTTAAAAATTTTACTATTGCCATCGGCAAATGTCCTGCTATGTTATTGTATTTAAACAACAACGTAAATGTGGACGGTGGCTTAAACGAAAACTATGCCCGCGAACTAATGGAACTTTTTACCATGGGCGTTGATAATGGCTATGACGAAAATGATATTTGGAATGTTGCCCGCGCTATTTCGGGCTGGACGGGCGCAACTTACGACGGCTGTGAATATTACGCCAACGACGATTTGCGCTTTGATGTCTCGGAATGGGATAGCGGCACTAAAACTATTTTTGGCCAAACCGGAGCATGGGATTACGATGATGTTCATAACCTAATTTTTACCCAAAGAGCAGACGAGGTAGCGCAGTTTATTTGCAAAAAATTGTACAAACATTTTGTTTACGTTGACCCTAACCAAGATATTATTAACCAAATGGTAACCACCTTTAAAAATAATAATTTTGAACTTGCACCTGTTTTACGGCAACTGCTTAAAAGCGAACACTTTTTTGACGACAAGGCAGTTGGAACTCAAATTAAAAGTCCAATTGATATGTGGGTGGGCTTGATAAATAGTGGTCAACTTACTTACGATGATATGGAAGATGCACTAAACACTTTATTTTATTTTGCAGCCGACAACTCGCAAACATTACTTGAGCCACCCAACGTTGCCGGCTGGAAGGGGCACCACACATGGCTTACCCAATACAGCCTAAGCAAACGCTGGGAAAATGGCGGCAATACTGTTTGGTACACAAACGACCAAGGGCAAACAAATTTAATAAACTTAGCTAAAGGCCTTACCAATAACTCAAAAAATCCGGCCATAATAACGCAAGCACTTATTGATTTTTTTACCCCAAATGGCTTACCCCGCCAAATTGAATACGATGCCGCTACTGCAGTATTTAAGGGCGAAATTCCGGAAAATTACTATACCGATGGTACTTGGAGTTTAGACTACGCAACAGCTAAAACCCAAATCAGGCAATTATTAATGTATATTGTTCAAATGCCCGAGTTTAATTTGGCCTAA
- a CDS encoding choice-of-anchor J domain-containing protein: MKILLHNYRFWLLVFSLTLSFLPATYLSAQSTLLTQNFNACSLPSGWSHEYLAGSQPFLFVISNNPNAAGGPSIDGTCMAIFDDDILGNAVQPLTTRLVSPAFDATTKANIVFNVDVHFRTWGDSYFRILVWDGEAWQTIKNYIGQDYSGPMFSDFVHETFNLSAYRNAAMKIAFEYSDANDWAWWAGFDNVVVTGDGTLNDICANATTVPVDGTCITQSNTNTVFTDHKMPAQVRKNRLYGINLLPPPAATLPLKPTLLLTMLYRFIRAIATV; the protein is encoded by the coding sequence ATGAAAATATTACTACATAATTACCGCTTTTGGTTACTGGTATTTAGCCTGACCTTAAGTTTTCTTCCGGCTACTTATTTATCAGCTCAATCCACTTTATTAACGCAAAATTTTAATGCCTGCAGTTTGCCCTCCGGCTGGTCTCATGAGTATTTAGCCGGAAGTCAGCCGTTTTTATTCGTCATTTCAAACAACCCCAATGCTGCAGGTGGCCCCAGTATTGACGGTACTTGCATGGCTATTTTTGACGACGATATATTGGGCAATGCAGTTCAGCCCTTAACAACCCGTTTAGTTTCGCCGGCTTTTGATGCGACAACCAAAGCCAATATTGTTTTTAATGTTGATGTGCATTTTAGAACTTGGGGCGATAGCTATTTCCGGATATTGGTATGGGATGGCGAAGCGTGGCAAACCATCAAAAATTATATCGGTCAAGATTATTCGGGCCCTATGTTTTCAGATTTTGTGCACGAAACATTTAACCTTTCGGCCTACCGCAATGCAGCTATGAAAATTGCTTTTGAATACAGCGATGCCAATGATTGGGCATGGTGGGCTGGGTTCGATAATGTTGTTGTAACCGGAGATGGCACCCTTAACGATATATGCGCTAACGCAACAACGGTACCTGTAGATGGCACCTGTATAACACAGTCGAATACCAATACCGTTTTTACGGACCACAAAATGCCTGCGCAAGTTCGCAAAAATCGGCTTTATGGTATAAATTTGTTGCCCCCGCCGGCGGCAACGTTACCCTTAAAACCAACGCTACTTTTAACGATGTTATATCGGTTTATTCGGGCAATTGCAACAGTTTAA
- a CDS encoding ABC transporter ATP-binding protein, whose product MKHYLLRKISATLHTWKHYYLLAGLLLIGTTFFRMLEPKLLQVAIDGIIQNFQTGNIANITTNDVVAQQIYHILPDLTYQNLNAILLGLAILFVVIALLRGLFMFGAGALNAFATERATKRLRDNLFSHIQLLPLSFMAKNKTGEIIQRCTGDVDTIRDFINNQISDLIFFSSIFIWAVVMMASVHISYTVIAIAGMPFIILNAYYFFKREGDIWEKHEAEQDKLTSIVEENLTGIRVVKAFAQEQKELNRFETQNQAKLAIGKKHVMLHARFWTISDGFIWLQMTVSILAGAWFALKGQITIGELAAFYTYAGQVTFPMRQLAKVVSKMGMARVAFERIDTILEAETENYEGKIPDKPVIGDIEFQNVSFKYPESETYALQNVSFRIFAGQTIAFLGPSGSGKTTIINLLLRLYEPSSGQILLDGQPIQTLNKQWLRQQIGAVLQKPFLFSTTITRNIAHAHPTANEKEVLYAAKSAAIYEIKHLFTQGFDTLVGEKGVTLSGGQKQRVTLARTLLENPAILVLDDATSAVDTETEHFIQAALKKHLAKKTTIIIAHRLSSVQHANQIIVMQNGQITEQGTPNELLTIEDGYFKKVHQVQTALEANLF is encoded by the coding sequence ATGAAGCACTATTTGCTCAGAAAAATAAGTGCAACACTTCACACCTGGAAACATTATTACCTTTTGGCTGGATTATTGCTAATTGGCACTACATTTTTCCGGATGTTAGAACCCAAACTTTTACAGGTAGCTATTGACGGCATTATCCAAAATTTTCAAACGGGTAATATCGCCAATATAACTACTAACGATGTTGTTGCCCAACAAATATACCACATTTTACCAGATTTAACATACCAAAACTTAAATGCCATTTTACTTGGTTTGGCAATTTTGTTTGTGGTTATTGCACTTTTGCGCGGCCTGTTTATGTTTGGCGCAGGTGCTTTAAATGCCTTTGCCACAGAGCGCGCTACAAAACGCCTGCGCGACAATTTATTTAGCCATATTCAACTTTTACCCTTGTCTTTTATGGCTAAAAACAAAACAGGCGAAATAATTCAGCGCTGTACCGGCGATGTGGACACCATTCGCGATTTCATTAACAACCAAATAAGCGACCTCATTTTTTTTAGCAGTATATTTATTTGGGCGGTTGTAATGATGGCCTCAGTACATATTAGCTACACAGTTATTGCCATTGCGGGTATGCCGTTTATAATTTTAAATGCCTACTACTTTTTTAAACGCGAAGGTGATATATGGGAAAAACACGAGGCCGAACAAGACAAACTCACCTCAATTGTTGAAGAAAATTTAACCGGAATCAGAGTAGTAAAGGCATTCGCCCAAGAGCAAAAAGAACTCAACCGCTTTGAAACACAAAATCAGGCAAAACTGGCCATCGGCAAAAAACACGTGATGCTCCATGCCCGTTTTTGGACTATCTCGGATGGCTTTATCTGGCTACAAATGACCGTCTCGATTTTGGCAGGAGCCTGGTTTGCCTTAAAAGGCCAAATTACTATCGGCGAGTTGGCCGCTTTTTACACCTATGCCGGACAAGTTACTTTTCCTATGCGGCAATTAGCCAAAGTAGTGTCAAAAATGGGGATGGCCAGGGTAGCATTTGAACGAATAGATACAATTTTAGAGGCTGAAACCGAAAACTACGAAGGAAAAATTCCGGACAAACCAGTCATAGGCGACATTGAGTTTCAAAATGTAAGTTTTAAATATCCGGAATCCGAAACTTATGCACTGCAAAATGTCTCTTTCCGGATTTTTGCAGGTCAAACGATTGCCTTTTTAGGACCATCAGGCTCGGGCAAAACTACCATCATTAATTTACTGCTTCGTTTGTACGAACCTTCATCAGGGCAAATTCTGCTTGATGGGCAACCCATACAAACTTTAAACAAACAATGGTTGCGGCAGCAAATCGGAGCGGTTTTGCAAAAACCATTTTTATTTTCGACAACTATTACCCGCAATATTGCCCACGCACACCCTACTGCCAACGAAAAAGAGGTACTATACGCTGCAAAATCGGCAGCCATATACGAAATAAAGCATTTGTTTACCCAAGGCTTCGATACCTTAGTAGGCGAAAAAGGTGTTACCTTGTCGGGCGGGCAAAAACAACGTGTAACCCTTGCACGCACCTTGCTCGAAAACCCCGCCATACTTGTTTTAGACGATGCCACCTCGGCAGTTGATACCGAAACCGAACATTTTATTCAAGCTGCCCTAAAAAAGCATTTAGCAAAAAAAACCACCATTATAATTGCCCACCGGCTTAGCTCGGTACAACATGCTAATCAAATAATTGTGATGCAAAACGGGCAAATTACCGAGCAAGGCACACCCAACGAACTGCTAACGATTGAAGATGGATATTTTAAAAAAGTACATCAGGTTCAAACAGCTTTAGAGGCTAACCTTTTTTAA
- a CDS encoding ABC transporter ATP-binding protein, which yields MGSYHANIVYGCHVFLQLKLALIIAFSLPLAIALSVRLRMLILKYSRAARKINSELTAAYNEHVNGVEVNKTTTQEARVSNEFKGLSNQMRRNTFRASFYSAMYAPLVIFIGSVGTAIVLYWAGYMGAQKPAQISIGTLSAFFSYITFISWAVLDIARFYAQAQGSLSAGERIFSLIDEQPDIVNRTNASDFGQITGDIIFENVRFQYNPEKVILPKFNLHIPAGQSLALVGQTGAGKTTIANLVGRFYEPSEGRILIDGQDYMDKTLESLRRQMGIVLQTPHLFPGTIRTNICYGKINASDTEILQALEMAGASQFATRLDEEVGEDGGNLSQGEAQLLSFARALLVNPRILIMDEATSSIDTLTEAKIQQGINALIHNRTAIIIAHRLSTIKNCDRILVLSHGEIIEDGNHQTLMDLQGHYYQLYTKHLAHGAISSQSFMTSNIDENKF from the coding sequence TTGGGGTCTTACCATGCTAATATTGTGTATGGCTGCCATGTTTTTTTACAACTGAAATTAGCCTTAATTATTGCCTTTAGCCTTCCTTTAGCTATTGCACTATCGGTTAGACTGCGGATGTTAATTTTAAAATATTCAAGGGCTGCCCGAAAAATTAACAGCGAACTGACTGCCGCTTATAATGAACATGTTAATGGTGTAGAAGTAAATAAAACAACCACACAAGAAGCGCGTGTAAGCAACGAATTTAAAGGCTTAAGCAACCAAATGCGGCGCAACACCTTTAGGGCATCGTTTTACTCGGCCATGTATGCACCTTTGGTAATTTTTATTGGCTCGGTGGGCACGGCTATTGTGTTGTATTGGGCAGGCTATATGGGCGCTCAAAAGCCAGCACAAATAAGCATTGGCACATTATCGGCGTTTTTTAGTTATATAACTTTTATTTCGTGGGCGGTGCTTGATATTGCCCGTTTTTACGCTCAGGCTCAAGGTAGCTTATCGGCTGGCGAGCGCATTTTTTCGCTAATAGACGAGCAGCCCGATATTGTAAACAGAACTAATGCAAGCGATTTTGGACAAATTACCGGCGATATTATTTTTGAAAATGTGCGTTTTCAATACAACCCCGAAAAAGTTATTTTGCCTAAATTTAATTTACATATACCAGCAGGGCAATCGCTGGCATTGGTGGGGCAAACCGGCGCCGGAAAAACCACCATTGCCAATTTAGTAGGCAGGTTTTACGAACCAAGCGAAGGCCGTATTTTAATTGACGGGCAAGACTATATGGATAAAACCCTTGAAAGTTTGCGTCGTCAAATGGGTATTGTTTTGCAAACTCCGCACTTATTTCCCGGAACCATCCGGACAAATATATGCTATGGTAAAATCAATGCCTCCGATACTGAAATATTACAAGCCCTTGAAATGGCTGGCGCATCGCAGTTTGCTACCCGTTTAGACGAAGAGGTGGGCGAAGATGGCGGCAACCTTTCGCAGGGCGAGGCGCAATTATTGTCATTTGCGAGGGCCTTATTGGTTAATCCGCGTATTTTAATTATGGATGAGGCCACCTCGTCAATAGACACTTTAACCGAAGCTAAAATTCAGCAAGGTATAAACGCGCTTATTCATAACCGTACTGCCATTATTATAGCCCACCGCCTTAGCACAATTAAAAATTGTGACCGCATTTTGGTACTATCGCACGGCGAAATTATTGAGGATGGCAACCACCAAACCTTAATGGATTTGCAGGGGCACTATTACCAGCTTTATACGAAGCATTTAGCACACGGTGCCATATCAAGTCAAAGTTTTATGACCAGTAATATAGATGAAAACAAGTTTTGA
- the iscX gene encoding Fe-S cluster assembly protein IscX produces the protein MTEFNWEDDLPISWSDHEDIAMKLVERFGADFGESKIYRIRFTDLLDWVLQIPNFSGKREESNETHLEIIQAQWVYEWRHQHGNNK, from the coding sequence ATGACTGAATTTAACTGGGAGGATGACTTGCCTATATCATGGAGCGACCACGAAGACATAGCCATGAAATTAGTAGAACGTTTTGGTGCAGATTTTGGCGAATCGAAAATTTACCGCATAAGGTTTACAGATTTGTTAGACTGGGTACTTCAAATACCAAATTTTTCCGGAAAACGCGAAGAAAGCAACGAAACTCACCTCGAAATTATACAAGCCCAATGGGTTTACGAGTGGCGACATCAACACGGAAACAACAAGTAG
- a CDS encoding 2Fe-2S iron-sulfur cluster binding domain-containing protein gives MYHIKVHLENPDIVWHEGNGPAEKYPVKRINNTLEFDVEPGHSLLEALLLHNIHLSHNCGGVCACTTCHIYVHGGDENLEPITDREEDYVDRARNPTLESRLGCQSILLPGSGAIEITIPDQTDIIGHEH, from the coding sequence ATGTACCATATTAAAGTCCATTTAGAAAATCCCGATATTGTTTGGCACGAGGGCAACGGCCCTGCTGAAAAATACCCAGTAAAACGTATCAATAATACGCTTGAATTTGACGTTGAACCTGGTCATAGCTTATTAGAAGCACTATTATTGCACAATATTCATTTGAGCCATAATTGTGGTGGTGTTTGCGCCTGTACAACCTGCCATATTTATGTGCACGGAGGCGATGAAAACCTTGAACCAATTACCGACCGCGAAGAAGATTATGTAGATAGAGCCAGAAACCCAACTCTTGAATCGAGGTTGGGCTGCCAATCTATATTATTGCCCGGAAGCGGAGCAATTGAAATAACTATTCCAGACCAAACAGATATTATTGGCCACGAACATTAA